The following are encoded in a window of Ogataea parapolymorpha DL-1 chromosome VII, whole genome shotgun sequence genomic DNA:
- a CDS encoding Retrograde regulation protein 3: protein MDKNEIFLPPSNGDQNYQDTLEQLDQFVDSLNAQGLPNNQPQEHPSPFGFHEYKNAPALNIDASDFEPWENGQSFSANDFSEAALSPQGLPPVERSVSIGGASVHSNSYQYPSPQVHPLLSTSMNRRSNSISNQGRSYSSQFGTSLNNLISPASTYDGLLDSPYGSYQGGSFTDSYLKSPINSPSHKSIGSPASIGTHMNPKNALSKESKLSRRRELHNAVERRRRDLIKEKIKELGTLIPPSLLNNFTKSKNNPNKEIKANKSTILTKSIEYIGYLREISGSQDERLTLLRQRIDELSAGTTSEPPKYQPPAQPVSQIQRTQSPEYDESYSTPDAGSSEEPKPDFQDFKVEDPEAFFQELLKEPAGQTWMT, encoded by the coding sequence ATGGACAAGAATGAAATATTTCTTCCTCCGTCAAATGGCGACCAGAATTACCAAGACACTCTAGAGCAACTCGACCAATTTGTTGACAGCTTAAACGCACAGGGATTGCCAAATAATCAACCACAGGAGCATCCGTCACCGTTCGGGTTCCACGAGTACAAAAATGCCCCCGCTTTGAACATAGATGCTTCGGACTTTGAGCCGTGGGAGAACGGCCAATCTTTCAGCGCTAACGATTTTTCTGAGGCCGCCTTGAGCCCGCAAGGTCTTCCTCCCGTGGAAAGGTCGGTAAGCATTGGAGGTGCCAGCGTGCACAGTAACAGCTATCAATACCCATCTCCACAGGTACATCCGCTGCTGTCGACATCGATGAACCGGCGCTCAAACAGCATCAGCAATCAGGGCCGCAGCTACAGCTCCCAATTTGGTACTTCGTTGAACAACCTTATTTCCCCAGCGTCTACCTACGATGGACTTCTAGACTCCCCTTATGGTTCGTACCAAGGCGGGAGCTTTACAGATTCCTATTTGAAATCCCCGATTAATTCTCCGTCTCACAAATCGATTGGGTCGCCTGCGTCAATTGGCACACACATGAACCCCAAAAACGCCTTAAGCAAAGAGAGCAAACTCAGTCGCCGCCGAGAGCTACACAATGCCGTAGAAAGACGACGCAGAGACttgatcaaggagaaaataaaaGAACTGGGCACTCTTATTCCACCCTCACTACTGAATAATTTCACCAAGTCGAAGAACAACCCCAATAAAGAGATAAAGGCTAACAAGAGCACCATTTTGACTAAATCTATTGAGTACATAGGTTATCTGAGAGAGATCTCGGGTAGCCAGGATGAAAGACTCACTTTGTTGCGACAACGAATTGATGAACTGTCTGCAGGAACGACCTCGGAGCCGCCAAAGTATCAGCCACCAGCACAGCCCGTTTCCCAAATTCAGCGAACTCAATCACCGGAGTATGACGAGTCGTACTCAACACCGGACGCGGGGTCGTCTGAGGAGCCGAAACCGGATTTCCAGGATTTCAAGGTGGAGGATCCCGAAGCGTTTTTCCAAGAGTTGTTGAAGGAGCCTGCCGGTCAAACGTGGATGACATAA
- a CDS encoding Hit family protein 1 has product MSIAHEASCIFCKIIKGEIPSFKLLETKYSYSFLDIQPTSKGHLLVIPKYHGAMLHNIPDEYLADILPVTKKLVKALGLEVTTPDEDGYNVLQNNGRIAHQVVDHVHFHLIPKRDPETGLVIGWPARNADMGELSEFAKELTAKLA; this is encoded by the exons ATGTCAATTGCCCACGAAGCATCCTGTATCTTTTGCAAAATTATCAAGG GTGAAATCCCATCTTTCAAGCTCCTCGAGACCAAATATTCCTATTCATTCTTGGACATCCAGCCAACTTCCAAAGGCCACCTATTGGTGATTCCGAAGTACCACGGAGCCATGCTACACAACATCCCAGACGAGTACCTGGCTGACATTCTGCCAGTGACCAAAAAATTGGTCAAAGCTCTTGGCCTGGAAGTCACCACTCCCGACGAAGATGGCTACAACGTTCTGCAGAACAATGGCCGGATTGCTCACCAGGTGGTCGACCATGTGCACTTTCACCTGATCCCAAAGCGGGACCCAGAGACGGGACTTGTTATCGGCTGGCCAGCAAGAAATGCAGACATGGGTGAGCTTTCcgagtttgccaaggagCTCACAGCAAAACTGGCCTAA
- a CDS encoding Cell division control protein 48 — MVDEKKPLLDASGREVVPEDSTATAILRRKKKDNALVVDDATNDDNSIISMSSNTMELLQLFRGDAALIKGKKRKDTVLIVLADDDIEDGVCRINRVARNNLRVRLGDIVTIHPCPEIKFATRISVLPIADTIEGITGSLFDVFLKPYFVDAYRPVRKGDHFVVRGGMRQVEFKVVEVEPEEHAIVSQDTIIHSEGEPINREDEENNLNEVGYDDIGGCRKQMAQIRELVELPLRHPQLFKAIGIKPPKGILMYGPPGTGKTLMARAVANETGAFFFLINGPEIMSKMAGESESNLRKAFEEAEKNSPSIIFIDEIDSIAPKRDKTNGEVERRVVSQLLTLMDGMKARSNVVVIAATNRPNSIDPALRRFGRFDREVDIGIPDAAGRLEVLRIHTKNMKLADDVDLEALAAETHGYVGADIASLCSEAAMQQIREKMDLIDLEEENIDAEVLDSLGVTMDNFRFALGNSNPSALRETVVESVNVTWDDIGGLDGIKQELKETVEYPVLHPDQYTKFGLSPSKGVLFFGPPGTGKTLLAKAVATEVSANFISVKGPELLSMWYGESESNIRDIFDKARAAAPTVVFLDELDSIAKARGGSMGDAGGASDRVVNQLLTEMDGMNAKKNVFIIGATNRPDQIDPAILRPGRLDQLIYVPLPDEAGRLSILKAQLRNTPLEPDLDLTAIAKTTHGFTGADLQYIVQRAAKFAIKDSIEAQKRYEQEKAERKAAEGSDDVEMKVEDGEEESIPDAVPYITKAHFEEAMKTAKRSVSPTELRRYEAYAQQLQSSRGQFTNFSFGQGGDAAGSTDRGIGADGAGAAFGSVEEEEDDLYS; from the coding sequence ATGGTGGATGAGAAGAAGCCCTTATTAGACGCCTCTGGCAGAGAAGTCGTTCCAGAAGACTCGACTGCTACCGcgattttgagaagaaagaagaaggataATGCCTTGGTTGTCGACGATGCCACCAATGATGATAACTCCATCATTTCTATGTCATCCAACACGATGGAGCTCTTGCAATTGTTCCGTGGCGATGCCGCCCTGATCAAaggaaagaagagaaaggACACTGTCCTGATCGTTTTGGCCGATGATGATATCGAGGATGGTGTTTGTAGAATCAACAGAGTGGCAAGGAACAACTTGAGAGTTCGTCTTGGGGATATTGTGACAATTCACCCATGTCCCGAAATCAAGTTTGCCACCAGAATTTCAGTGTTGCCGATTGCAGACACCATTGAAGGTATCACCGGATCCCTGTTCGATGTCTTCTTGAAGCCATACTTTGTTGATGCTTACAGACCTGTCCGTAAAGGCGATCATTTTGTTGTCAGAGGAGGCATGAGACAAGTTGAGTTCAAGGTTGTGGAAGTCGAGCCGGAAGAACACGCCATTGTGTCTCAGGACACCATAATACACTCCGAGGGCGAACCTATCAATAgagaggacgaggaaaataACCTCAATGAAGTCGGTTACGACGACATTGGAGGCTGCAGAAAACAGATGGCCCAGATTAGAGAGCTCGTTGAGTTGCCACTCAGACATCCACAGTTGTTCAAGGCCATTGGTATCAAGCCTCCTAAAGGTATCTTGATGTACGGCCCCCCTGGTACCGGTAAGACCTTGATGGCCAGAGCCGTTGCCAATGAAACTGGTGCATTCTTCTTTTTAATCAATGGTCCGGAAATCATGTCGAAGATGGCCGGTGAGTCTGAAAGTAACCTCAGAAAAGCTTTCgaagaggccgagaaaaaCTCTCCGTCTATCATTTTCATCGATGAGATTGACTCTATTGCACCGAAGAGAGACAAGACAAACGGTGAGGTTGAAAGAAGAGTTGTTTCCCAGCTCTTGACCTTGATGGATGGTATGAAGGCTAGATCTAACGTCGTTGTTATTGCAGCTACCAATAGGCCTAATTCCATCGATCCCGCTTTGAGAAGATTCGGAAGATTTGATAGAGAGGTCGACATCGGTATTCCTGATGCCGCTGGAAGACTTGAGGTTCTGAGAATCCACACCAAAAACATGAAGCTGGCTGATGATGTTGACCTTGAGGCCCTAGCTGCCGAAACTCACGGTTACGTTGGTGCCGATATTGCATCCCTCTGTTCTGAGGCCGCTATGCAACAAATAAGAGAGAAGATGGACTTGATCgatttggaagaagaaaacaTTGATGCCGAAGTTCTCGATTCTTTGGGAGTCACTATGGACAACTTCAGATTCGCTCTTGGTAACTCCAACCCATCAGCATTGCGTGAGACTGTCGTCGAAAGTGTCAATGTCACTTGGGATGACATTGGAGGTTTGGATGGTATCAAGCaagagctgaaggagaCTGTGGAATATCCGGTCTTGCATCCAGACCAATATACCAAATTTGGCCTTTCGCCTTCGAAGGGTGTCTTATTCTTTGGTCCTCCTGGTACTGGTAAGACCCTTTTGGCCAAGGCCGTTGCCACCGAGGTCTCTGCCAACTTCATCTCCGTTAAAGGTCCTGAGTTGCTGAGTATGTGGTATGGTGAGTCTGAGTCCAACATTAGAGACATTTTCGACAAGGCTAGAGCTGCAGCTCCTACAGTTGTTTTCTTGGATGAGCTGGATTCTATCGCCAAGGCTAGAGGAGGCAGCATGGGAGATGCAGGTGGAGCGTCGGATAGGGTTGTTAACCAACTGCTGACCGAAATGGATGGTATGAATGCCAAAAAGAACGTCTTCATTATTGGTGCTACGAACAGACCAGATCAAATTGACCCTGCTATTTTGAGACCAGGTAGATTGGACCAACTGATTTATGTCCCATTGCCAGACGAAGCCGGAAGACTGTCGATTCTGAAGGCTCAATTGAGGAACACCCCACTGGAGCCAGATCTGGACCTGACTGCTATTGCTAAAACTACGCACGGCTTCACTGGTGCTGATCTGCAGTACATCGTCCAGAGAGCTGCCAAATTTGCTATCAAGGACTCCATCGAAGCTCAAAAGAGATATGAGCAAGAGAAGGCCGAAAGGAAGGCCGCTGAAGGCTCCGATGACGTTGAGATGAAGGTTGAGGATGGTGAGGAGGAGAGCATTCCTGATGCTGTTCCATATATCACAAAGGCTCACTTTGAAGAAGCTATGAAGACAGCTAAACGCTCTGTTTCCCCAACTGAGTTGAGACGTTACGAGGCTTACGCGCAACAACTTCAATCTTCCAGAGGTCAATTCACGAACTTCTCGTTCGGCCAAGGAGGagacgctgctggatcgACCGACAGGGGTATTGGAGCAGACGGTGCTGGGGCTGCGTTTGGATcggttgaagaagaagaagacgatTTATACAGTTAA
- a CDS encoding PHO85 cyclin-2 encodes MSDVQALYHFLRRPVSPDMIQCLVNTTSSVIAVPDYSSSSLPSPPASPLETPVPSLYCFIEALIDHSHVQTPTLMSSLVYLIRLREILPPNSTGMETTRHRIFLGCLILAAKNLNDSSPLNKHWCKYTNGLLSLRDVNTLEMELIGYLGWDNIRIRQSDLISTFSPFLEPIKSKLRRQSEAKIAKHRDLTRDLTKSHGSSSLPSPTQPLYAHWTKPPSLSHLPSPSPQRPKMAIRRTSGSTNLNAKYSAYNLQKPYSFQSLPTTASIPSLSTSSSIPSLASTNSTSSTIYQVDDFNPKPLRLPNSQSRDLDENKENHIMGPYLRVINPDMMHSIH; translated from the coding sequence ATGTCTGACGTTCAAGCCCTGTACCACTTTCTCAGGAGGCCCGTGTCGCCAGACATGATCCAATGCTTGGTCAACACCACCAGCTCAGTTATTGCCGTTCCTGACTattccagctcgtcgctgcCATCGCCACCAGCCTCGCCTTTGGAGACGCCAGTTCCTTCTCTCTACTGCTTTATTGAGGCCCTCATCGATCACTCCCATGTCCAGACACCAACTCTCATGTCGAGCCTGGTCTATCTAATCAGATTGCGCGAGATCCTGCCGCCAAACAGCACAGGAATGGAAACTACCAGACACAGAATCTTTCTAGGCTGTCTGATCCTGGCAGCGAAAAACCTCAACGACTCGTCTCCCTTGAACAAACACTGGTGCAAATACACCAATGGCTTGCTCTCCCTGAGAGACGTCAATACCCTGGAGATGGAACTTATAGGATATCTGGGCTGGGATAATATCAGAATCAGACAATCGGACCTGATTTCAACGTTCAGTCCTTTCCTGGAACCTATCAAGTCCAAACTTAGACGGCAATCCGAGGCTAAGATCGCCAAACACAGGGACCTCACCAGAGACCTGACCAAATCACAcggctcttcctctttgcCTTCTCCAACGCAGCCTTTGTATGCTCACTGGACTAAACCACCCTCGCTTTCACACTTACCTTCTCCATCCCCACAAAGACCAAAGATGGCCATTAGAAGAACCTCTGGTTCCACCAACCTGAACGCTAAATACTCTGCATACAACTTGCAGAAACCATACTCATTCCAGTCGCTGCCAACTACCGCCTCCATTCCTTCGCTTTCGACTTCCTCCTCTATTCCCTCTCTCGCCTCAACaaactccaccagctcgacaATATACCAGGTGGACGACTTCAACCCAAAACCGTTGAGGCTACCAAATTCGCAGTCACGTGACTTGGACGAGAATAAAGAAAACCACATCATGGGCCCCTATCTCAGGGTTATCAACCCAGACATGATGCATTCCATACACTAG